One Spinacia oleracea cultivar Varoflay chromosome 4, BTI_SOV_V1, whole genome shotgun sequence DNA segment encodes these proteins:
- the LOC130459779 gene encoding uncharacterized protein isoform X1, giving the protein MSYRTKRTLVAIDEGSSIAASKSPKSSDPSTQNWGPFSPPTLGVSQTFGTVSQPIKQPVAAKKTMVAPQSSLPRPTSMVSKPQLKALSKPSFTQTKPSSNPLQQPIPPTLTGTTQSRWYKGPTFPNLTEIATQKTSTPNPHQPTMQPVLQPFKATLQPSLQPFKASQQPQTATNQPQKATHQLHKATQQPQKATQQPVSSFTSVKPHLEKRAFVAPLGATKHVMSQSPTPPDTMAMKKRTGKQEGQLPPTYMHVSENAFQPLRSPPSNQVESEVMPNYNWDEFEESASESENEFDQGEGSDTAVKKATLRHRIIIPNWPESREFDEKVEAIAIDADGIRHLVKGPVLPRDVWHDAKGFRYIVKLNEFNQPIRKGGKILVSFLGDIAKNDSLCPVGVPSWRAVNNQLKTNVVTMIRKHFVLPDGPLVNKALVMRIDKPWNNHRYKLKRDFFDPVNKSREENYANVPDGVSTRSWTELVDYWLLPEAMEKSEMGKNARALQGNKHNSGATSFANRRVDMKEKKGVFSELAFFKSVYAKEDGSFKEGTLPHQFVEDANKKVQENLASSSSSKPVIEIENFRSRARISPIRFKDSRPYPKIESFAVFLNKTLNKVWWRLLRGAKIQTVL; this is encoded by the exons ATGAGTTACAGGACTAAAAGAACATTGGTAGCTATTGACGAAGGGTCGAGCATTGCTGCATCCAAGTCCCCAAAATCTTCTGATCCATCCACCCAAAACTGGGGACCGTTCAGTCCTCCAACACTTGGAGTGTCACAGACATTTGGGACGGTATCACAACCCATTAAGCAACCAGTAGCTGCTAAAAAAACCATGGTTGCACCACAATCATCCTTGCCTCGGCCTACTTCCATGGTTTCAAAGCCACAACTGAAGGCATTATCAAAACCATCCTTTACCCAGACAAAACCATCCTCTAAcccattacaacaaccaattccGCCCACTCTTACAGGAACAACACAAAGTAGATGGTATAAAGGACCTACGTTTCCCAATCTGACTGAAATTGCAACACAAAAAACGTCAACACCGAATCCACACCAGCCTACTATGCAGCCTGTGTTGCAGCCTTTCAAAGCTACCTTGCAGCCTTCTTTGCAGCCTTTCAAAGCTTCCCAACAGCCTCAAACAGCTACCAATCAGCCTCAAAAAGCTACCCATCAGCTTCACAAAGCTACACAACAGCCTCAAAAAGCTACACAACAGCCGGTATCTTCTTTTACAAGTGTTAAACCACATTTAGAGAAAAGAGCATTTGTTGCACCTTTGGGAGCAACAAAACATGTGATGTCACAATCTCCTACACCACCAGACACCATGGCAATGAAAAAGAGAACCGGGAAGCAAGAAGGTCAGTTGCCTCCAACATACATGCATGTGAGTGAGAATGCATTTCAACCTCTGCGATCTCCTCCATCCAATCAGGTTGAGAGTGAAGTTATGCCAAACTACAACTGGGACGAATTTGAAGAATCGGCTTCTGAGAGTGAAAATGAATTTGATCAAGGAGAAGGAAGTGATACTGCTGTGAAGAAAGCAACACTTCGACATCGAATCATTATTCCAAATTGGCCAGAATCGAGGGAGTTTGATGAGAAGGTGGAGGCTATAGCTATAG ATGCTGATGGAATACGACATCTGGTAAAGGGACCAGTTCTGCCTCGAGACGTTTGGCATGATGCAAAGGGGTTCAGATACATTGTCAAGCTCAATGAATTCAACCAACCTATTCGAAAAGGTGGGAAGATCCTTGTGAGCTTCCTTGGAGATATTGCAAAAAATGATTCACTTTGTCCAGTGGGAGTCCCAAGTTGGCGTGCTGTGAACAATCAGTTAAAAACTAATGTTGTTACAATGATTCGG aaacattttgtGTTACCTGATGGACCTCTAGTTAACAAGGCACTAGTGATGCGTATTGACAAACCATGGAACAATCATCGATACAAATTGAAGAGGGATTTTTTCGATCCAGTGAATAAATCTCGAGAAGAGAACTATGCCAACGTGCCTGATGGAGTGTCCACTAGGAGTTGGAcggaattggtagattattggcttTTACCAGAGGCCATG gaaaaatctgaaatgggAAAAAATGCTCGAGCTTTACAAGGCAATAAGCACAACAGTGGTGCTACAAGCTTTGCTAATCGAAGAGTTGATATG aaagagaagaaaggagTGTTTAGCGAATTGGCATTTTTCAAATCAGTTTACGCCAAAGAAGATGGAAGCTTTAAAGAGGGCACACTTCCTCATCAATTTGTG GAGGATGCCAACAAAAAGGTCCAAGAAAATCTTGCGAGTTCCTCTTCTTCAAAGCCCGTAATTGAAATTGagaattttcgttcccgagcccggatctcacccatccgtttcaaggattcaaggccttatccaaaaatagagtcatttgcggtctttctaaacaagaccttaaataaagtttggtggcgactccttcgaggtgcaaaaattcaaacggttctctaa
- the LOC130459779 gene encoding uncharacterized protein isoform X2, with amino-acid sequence MVAPQSSLPRPTSMVSKPQLKALSKPSFTQTKPSSNPLQQPIPPTLTGTTQSRWYKGPTFPNLTEIATQKTSTPNPHQPTMQPVLQPFKATLQPSLQPFKASQQPQTATNQPQKATHQLHKATQQPQKATQQPVSSFTSVKPHLEKRAFVAPLGATKHVMSQSPTPPDTMAMKKRTGKQEGQLPPTYMHVSENAFQPLRSPPSNQVESEVMPNYNWDEFEESASESENEFDQGEGSDTAVKKATLRHRIIIPNWPESREFDEKVEAIAIDADGIRHLVKGPVLPRDVWHDAKGFRYIVKLNEFNQPIRKGGKILVSFLGDIAKNDSLCPVGVPSWRAVNNQLKTNVVTMIRKHFVLPDGPLVNKALVMRIDKPWNNHRYKLKRDFFDPVNKSREENYANVPDGVSTRSWTELVDYWLLPEAMEKSEMGKNARALQGNKHNSGATSFANRRVDMKEKKGVFSELAFFKSVYAKEDGSFKEGTLPHQFVEDANKKVQENLASSSSSKPVIEIENFRSRARISPIRFKDSRPYPKIESFAVFLNKTLNKVWWRLLRGAKIQTVL; translated from the exons ATGGTTGCACCACAATCATCCTTGCCTCGGCCTACTTCCATGGTTTCAAAGCCACAACTGAAGGCATTATCAAAACCATCCTTTACCCAGACAAAACCATCCTCTAAcccattacaacaaccaattccGCCCACTCTTACAGGAACAACACAAAGTAGATGGTATAAAGGACCTACGTTTCCCAATCTGACTGAAATTGCAACACAAAAAACGTCAACACCGAATCCACACCAGCCTACTATGCAGCCTGTGTTGCAGCCTTTCAAAGCTACCTTGCAGCCTTCTTTGCAGCCTTTCAAAGCTTCCCAACAGCCTCAAACAGCTACCAATCAGCCTCAAAAAGCTACCCATCAGCTTCACAAAGCTACACAACAGCCTCAAAAAGCTACACAACAGCCGGTATCTTCTTTTACAAGTGTTAAACCACATTTAGAGAAAAGAGCATTTGTTGCACCTTTGGGAGCAACAAAACATGTGATGTCACAATCTCCTACACCACCAGACACCATGGCAATGAAAAAGAGAACCGGGAAGCAAGAAGGTCAGTTGCCTCCAACATACATGCATGTGAGTGAGAATGCATTTCAACCTCTGCGATCTCCTCCATCCAATCAGGTTGAGAGTGAAGTTATGCCAAACTACAACTGGGACGAATTTGAAGAATCGGCTTCTGAGAGTGAAAATGAATTTGATCAAGGAGAAGGAAGTGATACTGCTGTGAAGAAAGCAACACTTCGACATCGAATCATTATTCCAAATTGGCCAGAATCGAGGGAGTTTGATGAGAAGGTGGAGGCTATAGCTATAG ATGCTGATGGAATACGACATCTGGTAAAGGGACCAGTTCTGCCTCGAGACGTTTGGCATGATGCAAAGGGGTTCAGATACATTGTCAAGCTCAATGAATTCAACCAACCTATTCGAAAAGGTGGGAAGATCCTTGTGAGCTTCCTTGGAGATATTGCAAAAAATGATTCACTTTGTCCAGTGGGAGTCCCAAGTTGGCGTGCTGTGAACAATCAGTTAAAAACTAATGTTGTTACAATGATTCGG aaacattttgtGTTACCTGATGGACCTCTAGTTAACAAGGCACTAGTGATGCGTATTGACAAACCATGGAACAATCATCGATACAAATTGAAGAGGGATTTTTTCGATCCAGTGAATAAATCTCGAGAAGAGAACTATGCCAACGTGCCTGATGGAGTGTCCACTAGGAGTTGGAcggaattggtagattattggcttTTACCAGAGGCCATG gaaaaatctgaaatgggAAAAAATGCTCGAGCTTTACAAGGCAATAAGCACAACAGTGGTGCTACAAGCTTTGCTAATCGAAGAGTTGATATG aaagagaagaaaggagTGTTTAGCGAATTGGCATTTTTCAAATCAGTTTACGCCAAAGAAGATGGAAGCTTTAAAGAGGGCACACTTCCTCATCAATTTGTG GAGGATGCCAACAAAAAGGTCCAAGAAAATCTTGCGAGTTCCTCTTCTTCAAAGCCCGTAATTGAAATTGagaattttcgttcccgagcccggatctcacccatccgtttcaaggattcaaggccttatccaaaaatagagtcatttgcggtctttctaaacaagaccttaaataaagtttggtggcgactccttcgaggtgcaaaaattcaaacggttctctaa